From one Flavobacterium sp. N502536 genomic stretch:
- a CDS encoding TonB-dependent receptor plug domain-containing protein yields the protein MFLFNSLTAFLFKRIATVLSVAFLLLFNPVFAQNIPKVTLQITLKDAESKVPLKGVVLSLEGTRKFETLSDDFGHILLNTIESGRYKLKLTCPGYETIEKNLELKANEKLSFELIPSSVQLNEVVITAVESRGMTSTSIIDKKAMQHLQPSSFTDLLELLPGGRSKDPVFNASNHIKLREVGIADSNYDISSLGTSFVIDGIPLNTDANLQYTTGPNLTITPGSGYANTSRNTTSKGVDMRSISTDQIERVEIIRGIPSVEYGDLTSGLIKIQRKRGRSNWESRFKADEFSKLYYIGKGFESEEKRLVLNVGLDYLNAKSDPRNSFENYKRITTSIRAQKTWENDAHQLQWDSSLDYSGSVDNERADPDVGYTKIDRYSSSYNRFSLANSFNLNFKTSSFLKALHTSASLSQQYDKIEQTKWVQVSSAKAIPNTTQQGESDGIFLTPQYVSNLTVDGKPFDAFLKAMGDFEVRLFGITHALKAGSEWTYSKNNGKGQVYDTTHPPSPEMSTRPRAYKDIPASTDLSFFAEDAITVPLGKHRLNMAGGIRAMSLLNVPSAYSIHGKYYFDPRINTQWVLPSFKMGEHVMKAEFTAGFGQYTKFPTLAQLYPDFIYNDLVQLNYYHNTPEYRRINLMTYKTSPVNYELTPAINKKWELRADFSYDSNRFSVTLFNERMDSGFRNNSRYQALSYKKYDNNSIDPSTLTAPPDLAQLRFVMDTLLTSYNITNNGSKLLKSGVEFQFSSKRFTAINTRFTLNGAWFKTTYTNSSPVYKRGQKDIIIDGKRLPYLGLYQFDDGSEKQQFNTNIIADTYVPSLGLEFSGSFQFLWFRNDQSTPMNGTPVAYIDPSGKQHPYLEKDKSDPVLQWLDIKYNEALFQKKTVPMSMNMNLKVSKDFYKRFRISMFVNRLFSYYQNYEINGQKIERRGLTSPYFGMELNLNF from the coding sequence ATGTTTCTTTTTAATAGTCTTACGGCATTCCTGTTTAAAAGGATTGCAACTGTCCTTTCTGTAGCATTTCTGTTGCTTTTTAACCCAGTTTTTGCTCAAAATATCCCTAAAGTTACACTTCAGATTACCCTTAAAGATGCCGAAAGTAAAGTTCCGTTAAAAGGAGTTGTGCTTTCTCTAGAAGGAACCCGCAAGTTTGAAACCCTGTCAGATGATTTTGGTCATATCCTTTTAAATACTATTGAAAGTGGCCGCTACAAACTAAAATTGACGTGCCCGGGTTATGAAACGATCGAGAAAAATCTGGAATTGAAAGCCAATGAGAAGCTGTCATTCGAATTAATTCCGTCTAGCGTTCAGTTAAACGAAGTGGTTATAACTGCCGTAGAGTCGCGCGGAATGACCAGTACCTCGATTATCGATAAAAAAGCAATGCAGCATTTACAGCCATCGAGTTTTACCGACTTATTGGAATTACTGCCTGGCGGACGCTCGAAGGACCCTGTATTTAATGCTTCCAATCATATCAAACTACGAGAAGTGGGTATAGCCGACTCGAACTATGATATTTCCTCTCTAGGAACTTCTTTTGTAATTGACGGGATTCCTTTAAACACCGATGCGAACCTTCAATACACCACCGGACCCAACCTGACGATAACGCCGGGATCAGGATACGCCAATACAAGCCGAAATACCACCTCAAAAGGGGTAGACATGCGCTCTATTTCTACAGATCAAATTGAGAGAGTTGAAATCATCAGAGGAATTCCCTCTGTCGAGTATGGTGATTTAACGAGCGGATTGATTAAAATTCAGCGAAAAAGAGGACGCAGTAACTGGGAATCGCGCTTTAAAGCAGATGAATTTAGCAAGTTGTATTATATAGGAAAAGGCTTTGAATCGGAAGAGAAACGATTGGTACTGAACGTTGGATTGGATTATCTGAATGCAAAATCAGATCCGCGAAATAGTTTTGAAAACTATAAGAGAATCACGACATCCATACGGGCACAAAAAACATGGGAAAATGATGCTCATCAGCTTCAATGGGATTCCAGTTTAGATTACAGTGGGTCTGTCGACAATGAAAGGGCAGATCCCGATGTGGGTTATACTAAAATTGACCGATATAGTTCGAGTTACAATCGATTTTCACTGGCCAACTCCTTCAATTTAAACTTTAAAACATCCTCGTTTTTAAAAGCGCTTCATACATCGGCATCGCTTAGTCAGCAATACGATAAAATAGAACAGACCAAATGGGTACAGGTATCCAGTGCAAAGGCCATCCCCAATACGACACAACAGGGTGAATCTGACGGGATTTTTCTAACACCGCAGTATGTTTCTAATCTTACTGTAGACGGAAAACCATTTGATGCGTTCTTAAAAGCTATGGGAGATTTTGAAGTTCGTTTGTTTGGAATTACACATGCTTTAAAAGCGGGCTCGGAGTGGACCTATTCTAAAAACAACGGAAAAGGGCAGGTGTATGATACCACACATCCGCCATCGCCTGAAATGTCTACACGTCCGAGAGCATACAAAGATATTCCTGCGAGTACAGATCTGTCTTTTTTTGCCGAAGACGCGATTACAGTTCCGCTTGGTAAACATCGGTTAAACATGGCCGGAGGTATCCGGGCAATGTCGTTATTGAATGTGCCATCGGCTTACTCCATTCACGGAAAATACTATTTCGATCCCAGAATTAATACTCAATGGGTGCTTCCGTCTTTTAAAATGGGCGAACATGTAATGAAAGCAGAGTTTACAGCGGGTTTCGGGCAGTATACTAAATTTCCAACGCTGGCACAGCTTTACCCTGATTTTATCTATAACGATTTGGTGCAGCTCAACTATTATCACAATACACCGGAGTACCGAAGAATTAACCTGATGACCTACAAAACGTCTCCGGTAAATTACGAGCTGACACCGGCAATTAATAAAAAATGGGAGCTTCGTGCTGATTTTTCGTACGACAGCAATCGGTTTTCGGTGACTCTTTTTAACGAACGCATGGATTCCGGATTTAGAAACAATTCGAGATACCAGGCGCTTTCGTATAAAAAGTACGACAATAATTCTATCGATCCTTCAACTTTAACCGCACCGCCTGATCTGGCACAGCTGCGTTTTGTTATGGATACTTTATTAACGTCTTACAACATCACCAATAACGGAAGCAAACTGCTTAAAAGCGGTGTCGAGTTTCAATTCTCTTCAAAGCGTTTTACCGCAATCAACACCCGATTTACGCTGAATGGCGCCTGGTTTAAAACAACCTATACCAACAGCAGTCCGGTTTATAAAAGAGGGCAGAAAGACATTATCATCGACGGAAAAAGGCTTCCTTATTTAGGGCTTTACCAGTTTGATGATGGCTCTGAAAAACAGCAGTTCAATACCAATATAATTGCAGACACCTATGTTCCTTCTCTTGGATTAGAGTTTTCGGGCTCCTTCCAGTTTTTATGGTTTAGAAACGATCAGTCTACCCCTATGAACGGAACGCCTGTTGCTTATATCGATCCTTCGGGCAAACAACATCCTTATCTTGAAAAAGACAAATCAGATCCTGTTTTACAATGGCTGGACATCAAGTACAATGAGGCTTTGTTTCAAAAAAAGACCGTTCCGATGTCGATGAACATGAACCTGAAAGTGTCTAAAGATTTTTATAAGCGATTTAGAATTTCCATGTTCGTTAACCGACTCTTCAGCTACTATCAAAACTATGAAATCAATGGTCAGAAGATTGAACGTAGAGGGCTTACTTCACCTTATTTCGGGATGGAATTAAACTTGAATTTTTAA
- a CDS encoding restriction endonuclease, giving the protein MKITKHSGHKVPFDKEKLKLSLKKSGAAPDLIQESLGEIEKQIYEGITTKEIYKMAFVILKKAANGHAGRYNIRLALQMLGPAGFFFEKFIARLYAADGYKAKINLTLQGKCVSHEVDVAIMKENLITMIECKFHGSKEGSSDVKVPMYILSRFNDLKANRHTIFTNNESINSCIIVTNNRFTKDAQDFASCSGISLVSWDYPQDNSLKNKIDKGALYPITCLTTLSLVEKEKLLFLDQILVKDLIDDPQSLSKIGLSQNRIKNILHEASQICKLI; this is encoded by the coding sequence ATGAAAATAACGAAGCACTCCGGGCACAAAGTCCCATTCGACAAAGAAAAACTAAAGCTTTCTCTCAAAAAATCGGGAGCTGCACCCGATCTTATCCAGGAATCTCTGGGTGAAATCGAAAAGCAAATCTATGAGGGTATTACCACCAAAGAAATCTACAAAATGGCCTTTGTGATTCTAAAAAAAGCGGCCAATGGACATGCAGGACGTTACAATATCAGACTGGCGTTGCAAATGCTTGGTCCAGCTGGTTTTTTCTTTGAAAAATTCATTGCCAGACTGTATGCCGCAGACGGTTACAAAGCCAAAATAAATTTAACGCTACAAGGAAAATGTGTGTCACATGAAGTGGATGTGGCTATTATGAAGGAGAATTTGATTACCATGATTGAATGTAAGTTTCACGGCAGCAAAGAAGGTTCTTCGGATGTAAAAGTCCCGATGTACATCCTTTCCCGTTTTAATGACCTTAAGGCAAACCGACACACTATTTTTACCAATAACGAAAGTATTAATTCCTGTATTATTGTGACCAACAATCGTTTTACCAAAGACGCGCAGGATTTTGCCAGTTGCAGCGGAATCTCGTTGGTAAGCTGGGATTATCCGCAAGACAATAGTCTTAAAAATAAAATTGACAAAGGAGCGCTCTACCCTATTACCTGTCTCACTACCTTGTCACTAGTTGAAAAAGAAAAGCTGCTTTTTCTGGATCAGATCTTGGTTAAAGACCTTATTGATGATCCACAAAGCCTGTCAAAAATAGGACTTAGCCAAAACCGAATCAAAAATATACTACACGAAGCTTCGCAAATTTGTAAACTTATTTGA